In a single window of the Caloenas nicobarica isolate bCalNic1 chromosome 8, bCalNic1.hap1, whole genome shotgun sequence genome:
- the SLC7A14 gene encoding solute carrier family 7 member 14 codes for MSGFFSRLDPRRVPWGATGHALRARVLRTKPVESMLEGTGTTTAQGSRLAKVLTTLDLISLGVGSCVGTGMYVVSGLVAKEMAGPGVIVSFIIAAVASILSGVCYAEFGVRVPKTTGSAYTYSYVTVGEFVAFFIGWNLILEYLIGTAAGASALSSMFDSLANHTISRWMINSVGTLNGLGKGEESYPDLLALVIAVIVTIIVAMGVKNSVGLNNVLNVINLAVWIFIMIAGLFYIKGDNWAEGQFLPFGWPGVLKGAATCFYAFIGFDIIATTGEEAKSPNTSIPYAITASLVTCLTAYVSVSIILTLMVPYDAIDTESPLMEMFVVHGFYAAKFIVAIGSVAGLTVSLLGSLFPMPRVIYAMAGDGLLFRFLSHVSSYTETPVVACIVSGFLAALLSLLVSLRDLIEMMSIGTLLAYTLVSVCVLLLRYQPESDIDGFVKFLSEEHTKKKEGILADCEKEACSPASEGEEFSGPPTNTCGAKNLPSLGDNEMLIGKSDKSTYNVNHPNYGTVDMTSGIEADESENIYLIKLKKLIGPRYYTMRIHLGLPGKMDRPTVATGHTVTTCVLLLFVLMFIFCSFIIFGADYIYEQSWWAVLLVVLMILLIVVLVFVILQQPENPKKLPYMAPCLPFVPAFAMLVNIYLMLKLSTVTWIRFAVWCFVGLLIYFGYGMWNSTLEISAREEALHQSTYQRYDVDVDPFSVDDGFYNTEAEGYPGWGPSEDKGFSYQQMAGAKESHRTSSRSKSKGRHKPPSEALIANDELDYSPE; via the exons ATGAGCGGCTTCTTCTCGCGCCTGGACCCCCGGCGGGTGCCATGGGGGGCCACGGGCCATGCCCTGCGCGCCCGCGTCCTGCGCACCAAGCCGGTGGAGTCGATGCTGGAGGGCACGGGGACCACCACTGCCCAGGGCTCCAGGCTGGCCAAGGTCCTCACCACCCTCGACCTCATCTCCCTCGGCGTTGGGAGCTGCGTGGGCACTGGCATGTATGTGGTGTCCGGCCTGGTGGCCAAGGAGATGGCGGGGCCCGGGGTCATCGTTTCCTTCATCATTGCTGCTGTTGCCTCCATCTTGTCAG GTGTTTGCTACGCTGAGTTTGGTGTGCGGGTCCCCAAGACCACGGGCTCTGCCTACACCTACAGCTATGTGACAGTGGGGGAGTTCGTGGCGTTCTTCATCGGCTGGAACCTCATCCTGGAGTACCTGATCGGCACGGCCGCGGGCGCCAGTGCCCTCAGCAGCATGTTCGACTCGCTGGCCAACCACACCATCAGCCGCTGGATGATCAACAGCGTTGGGACATTGAACGGACTAG ggaaaggagaggagtcCTACCCTGACCTTCTTGCTCTGGTCATTGCTGTCATTGTCACCATCATCGTAGCCATGGGGGTGAAGAACTCGGTGGGGCTGAACAACGTGCTCAATGTCATTAACCTGGCAGTCTGGATCTTCATCATGATTGCTGGTCTCTTCTACATCAAAGGTGACAACTGGGCTGAAGGGCAATTCCTGCCATTTGGATGGCCGGGG GTGCTCAAAGGGGCCGCGACGTGTTTCTATGCCTTCATCGGCTTCGACATCATCGCTACCACAGGAGAAGAAGCGAAGAGTCCCAACACCTCCATCCCCTATGCCATCACGGCCTCACTTGTCACATGCTTGACAGCATATGTGTCT GTGAGCATCATCCTCACCCTGATGGTGCCATACGATGCCATCGACACGGAGTCCCCACTGATGGAAATGTTTGTGGTCCACGGCTTTTACGCAGCCAAGTTCATCGTTGCCATCGGGTCTGTGGCTGGCCTGACCGTCAGCTTGCTGGGCTCCCTCTTCCCAATGCCGAGAGTCATTTATGCCATGGCTGGTGACGGGCTGCTCTTCAG ATTTTTGTCCCATGTCAGTTCTTACACGGAAACTCCCGTAGTGGCTTGTATTGTTTCCGGATTCCTCGCAGCATTGCTCTCCTTGCTGGTCAGCCTGCGAGACCTGATAGAAATGATGTCCATCGGCACACTGCTTGCCTACACACTGGTCTCCGTCTGCGTCCTGCTCCTCCGATACCAGCCTGAGAGCGACATCGATGGCTTTGTCAAATTCCTCTCCGAGGAGCACACCAAGAAGAAGGAGGGCATCCTGGCCGACTGCGAGAAGGAAGCTTGCTCCCCAGCGAGCGAGGGAGAAGAGTTTTCTGGCCCACCAACCAACACGTGCGGGGCAAAAAATCTGCCATCGCTGGGGGATAATGAGATGCTAATTGGGAAATCTGATAAATCTACCTACAATGTGAATCACCCCAATTATGGCACAGTTGACATGACCTCAGGCATAGAGGCAGATGAGTCTGAGAACATCTACCTCATCAAGCTGAAGAAGCTGATTGGCCCTCGCTACTACACAATGCGGATCCACCTTGGACTGCCAGGGAAAATGGACCGACCCACGGTGGCCACCGGCCACACGGTCACCACCTGTGTGCTCCTGCTCTTCGTCCTGATGTTCATCTTCTGCTCCTTCATCATTTTTGGGGCAGACTACATCTAcgagcagagctggtgggctGTCCTCCTTGTCGTGTTGATGATCCTGCTCATCGTTGTGCTGGTGTTTGTGATCTTGCAGCAGCCAGAAAACCCCAAGAAGCTGCCCTACATGGCACCTTGCCTGCCCTTCGTTCCTGCCTTTGCTATGCTGGTGAACATTTATCTCATGCTGAAGCTCTCCACAGTCACGTGGATCCGATTTGCTGTCTGGTGTTTTGTGG GTCTGCTCATCTACTTTGGCTACGGGATGTGGAACAGCACACTGGAGATCAGCGCCCGGGAGGAGGCCCTCCACCAGAGCACCTACCAGCGCTACGACGTGGACGTCGACCCCTTCTCCGTGGACGACGGCTTCTACAACACCGAGGCTGAGGGCTACCCAGGCTGGGGTCCCTCCGAGGACAAGGGCTTCTCGTACCAGCAAATGGCAGGAGCAAAGGAAAGCCATCGGACGAGTAGCAGGTCGAAAAGCAAAGGCAGGCACAAACCACCATCAGAGGCCCTCATCGCCAACGATGAGTTGGACTACTCGCCTGAGtag